Below is a genomic region from Sediminitomix flava.
CTGATTCTCCGATATATTTTCCTGTAAGTGCTTCGCCAGCGTATGCAACACCATCAATCAGATAAGAGAAAAACATAGAGTACTGAAGAAGAAGTGTGTTTGAGGCTAAAATCAAATCACCACTTTCAGCAGAAACAGCTGTAAAGTAATTCAATACTAGAATGAGTAGAAGTGTTCTTAAGAAGATATCTCTATTCATTTTAAAAAATGGAATCATTTCTGATTTATGCAGAATTTTCTTCCAATCTATGGCTTTGAAAAGGTCTTTATCAATACGCATTGAAAAGTAAAGTGCTACTGCAAAACCTATATATTGAGCGACAACAGTTCCGAGTGCTGCTCCATCAGATTTCATTCCTAAGCCGTAAATAAACCAAGCACTAAACCCAAGATTGAGTACATTTCCTAGAATCGTAATAATCATTGGGTATCTAGCATTTTGCATCCCAATTTGCCAACCCAAAAGGGCGTATAATCCTATTGTGGCAGGTGCTGCATAAATACGGATATAGAAATAGTCTTGTGCAAATGAAACGACCTCATCACTACCTTTCAATATTTTAAATGATAGATACTCAATTGGGACTTGTAATAAAATGAGTGCTAAACTTCCTACTGCAGCAATTACTAATCCTCGAAGAAGCGTGAATCGAGCTAATTCAAAGTTTTTCTGTCCGTAAGCTTGCGCCGTAAATCCTGTAGTTCCCATACGTAAGAATCCGAAACTCCAGTATAAAAAGTTAAAGATTATAGTCCCAAGTGCCACCGCTCCCAAGTAAACTTCAGAATCTAGATGACCTAGTAAAGCCATATCTACAAGACCTAATAGCGGTATTGTAATGTTACTGATAATGTTTGGTATAGCTAAGCGAAGAATCTGTTTGTCCATTTTTTATTCAAAATATTTCAATTGCAAAGGTATTCAAATCCTATCGCTATCACCCCATCTATTTTGAGCTAGATACACATTAAGATGAGAATTTTCATATTTTTGTTATTCATTTACACCAGAATGCTGAAATTCTGTTGTATAGTCATACAAAAATGTTAGCGCGATCATTAGCCGTTCGCCTAATTTTGAGGATTTAGTAGTTAACAGCCTAGCTTAGCAATACATGTATCTAATATTTGATACGGAAACCACAGGTTTACCGAAGAATTTTAATGCACCAATAGAAGACCTTGATAACTGGCCCCGTCTTGTCCAGTTGGCTTGGCAATTACATGATGACAAAGGTAATTTGATCAATGCAGAAAACTTGATCGTAAAACCTGAAGGATTCAGTATTCCATTTAATGC
It encodes:
- a CDS encoding MATE family efflux transporter, which encodes MDKQILRLAIPNIISNITIPLLGLVDMALLGHLDSEVYLGAVALGTIIFNFLYWSFGFLRMGTTGFTAQAYGQKNFELARFTLLRGLVIAAVGSLALILLQVPIEYLSFKILKGSDEVVSFAQDYFYIRIYAAPATIGLYALLGWQIGMQNARYPMIITILGNVLNLGFSAWFIYGLGMKSDGAALGTVVAQYIGFAVALYFSMRIDKDLFKAIDWKKILHKSEMIPFFKMNRDIFLRTLLLILVLNYFTAVSAESGDLILASNTLLLQYSMFFSYLIDGVAYAGEALTGKYIGESDFSKLKTLIKKLLIYGTILSLIFSLVYYVFGIDILRLLTSNEKIINQSMPFMKWVILIPIVSFASYVWDGVYIGATAGKEMLITMVLSAIIFFFIPYFILKPEYANHGLWISLLIFLFGRGFLQTIFWKRINVRISH